DNA sequence from the Bactrocera oleae isolate idBacOlea1 chromosome Y, idBacOlea1, whole genome shotgun sequence genome:
GAAGCTAATGATCTTCGTGTGTTCACGCGTTGTCTCAATCGGGCATGTTCTCTTATTACATTTTGTCTTTCTACGCTTAAGTTCTGTGAATACACTTGTTACTGACTTGCATGTCTTGTGCGACGGCCGATGTTTGCACGTCGTCCTCTAGGCATTTTGGACTATGGACAGAGTAGTGAATTTAACCTCAAATGCACGATCCACATAATTTACACAGTTCAACTTACCACCTGTGTATAAAAATACACGTTATTGATTTGATGGTTTCCAATTGAAATGTTAGGAaacgaataacttatttttttaaagttttttttcacaatttcaagtgaacacaataccggtttgtcacatgaaattaaatgagcagagaacaatgagtagctgtcaatcaatgtatcacgcaccggcgccatctacttaaaatattggtttgtagtacatgctatgtatcagagatggcgctgtatgtgaaaaaagattttcccgcttttctgttgaaatttttcctgaattttctttgctataaacctcACGGAGCCCGAGACCTTTCCAACGAATGCGACACCGTGGAAATCGGTTCTTGCGTTCTGGAGTTATAGCCTCAGTAAGGGGGGAAGTCTACTATTTATATAGTAGACTAGCAAACCCGGCAAACTCCGTTTCGCCACCAGATGGCTTTGTTTTATGTAACATTTCGTCTGGTAATTAAAagatgaagaaaaattttttttttgttttatattcaaaaagaaaacattttatttcatttcacagCAGTAAGGAATTCATTTCGATGACAAAAATGAAGtgttatttagttgaaattctCTAAGTAAATGAACGTGAATCCAAAGTGAATACTGAATCGAAGCGTTATACGTGTCCGCATATTATCCGTTTCATTGAAGTGCTctctggtaaaccacattttttgttttttggtctgatgttaacacaaacaaagcggATGGTTTCCCAACTCGTGAATACGCCACGTATATCTGCCTatgtgaaaaacaataattttctaaatttatcccgCAAACACTACTCGATTGACCTTGCGACTTGTTAATTGTCATTGCGAACGCAAGGCGAACGCAAGGCGAACTGAAAATTGCAATCGCTTGAAGTCAAACGGAAGATCAGTCGGAATCATTGGTATTCGAggaatacatacattttcacctgcgtacttgccgttaataatggttgcctcaatcaaattcggcataAGTCTTTTTACCGACAGTCGAGTACCGTTGCAAAGTCGCGGTGGATTCAAATTACGCAATATCATAATAACTGTACCAACTTTGAGTTGCAAATCATGTGGTGGAAATCCTTGTAACTCCAGAGGGTTCAAAAACTCCGTTGGATAATTTACTACATCATCGGGATTTGTTATGGAATCAACGGATTTGTATGTCACCAAATCGGtagcaatttttgattgaatggtGAAATTTAGTGCCTGTACATCATTATTCTTTGCGGCAAGAATTGCTCGTTGACTCAACCAAGCATGATTCTGATAATTCTCACTAATGTttgggaaaacattttcaataagaGCTAATTGAGAGTCTACAAATCGGCAAAAGTCGTTGGTAAGAGTAATTAATCCAGATGTCGCATCAACTGGGACTTTCCCATTCCTAAAGCtaacaattgtttggaaaattgttcCGCACTTTGATCATTTTGAAGTTGAACTCTCATATTAGTGGTTAGCGATAATGTTTTACGGTATTCCATAAGGGTGATGCCTTCaggcaagcattcaattcatctgCAGGCGTTCCACGGGGAATTACTGGCAACGGCTGCCTGAAATCGCCTGCCAAAAATACCATCAAGCCGCCAAAGATGTTGTTATTTCGCCGAAGATCCTTCAGTGTGAAGTTAAGTGCTTCAAGTGACTTCTTATGTGCCATTGTGCACTCATCCCAAACAATGAGCTTGCATTGCATCAACAACTTTCCCATTGCACTGGATCGGGAAATATTGCATGTTGGAgtatcaattgtttttaaattgagtGGCAACTTAAGCGCAGAATGTGCAGTACGGCCGCCATCAAGAAGAGTCGCCGCAATTCCAGATGATGCTAACGCCAAAGCTATGTCACATCTTGATCGAATAGTGGCCAAAATCAATGATGACAAATGTTTTCCCTGTTCCTCCAGGTGCGTCCAGGAAGAATAGACCACCAGTATTATTGTCCACCGCttgcattaatattttgtatacttgTTTTTGCTGTTCATTCAGCAACGGCACATTATTTCGAACGAATTCCTGCAATGTATCAACATTGTATTGCAGCTCTCGATTTAATTCTTGGTTGAATGCATCATGCATCGATCGATTTGGCGCAATCATTCCTACTTCAATCAGTAGCTTGTTTGCAATAGTCAAGCATTGATCCTCAATCAGCTTCAATCCTTCATTGTAGATTTGATCGGTTATTTGGATGTCAGGATTATTCGTTTGGATGCGCAAGCgatgcaagatatcttcacatatGTCGTCTTTGTATTTGTTCCATAACTGAATTGGTTGCGAAGGAAAACATGTGGTGATGATAATTGCGAACAGCGTTCGTATTTGGTACGCATTTGATGAAACAACTGAATCCGCAAGTGTTAAATCCCAATGAGAATCGTTCTCCAGCAAACCCAATAGTTGACATGCTTCTCGATATGTTTGGCATTGGTGGCCATTCACAGTTTTCAAATGCGTAAATGATTTTGGTCCACGTACATTTACCAACAGCAGtcgcaaataaaaacattcatcaTTTCTAGGATGAACAGTATACATGCGACCTAGTGCATCAGCGGAAAACAGATGTTGCCAATCTGGAACTGGGGTTCCTTGTTTGCGACGTTTGAATTTCTTTGTTGATTGATTCCTAGTGTAATACTTGGGCATTTCAACGTACATCAGCGTCACTGCGAAGGGATCTGCTTCACACATTGCAAAGAAGCTAGTCAATGTTGTCGACAGTGGTCTCTCAGCTCGTTGTGCCGCATTAGCCTCAGTGAAGTAAACTCTTTGGccattttccaaatgcactgctAAATATACAACTGTGGGATATCTTTCATGAATTTGAAATGAGAACACAGTGCTTCATTAGTACTGACGTATCTGCCCATTTCGAAGTTGCTGATTTCGTCATTCGCATTTTCCGACGCAATACCAAACACAGCCATATCGCTGCCTTTTGTGACGTACttgcacaaatatttgattGATTTGGCCGAATGACAACTCTCAACGTTTGCATGTGTTTTGAAAATACGTGATAGCAGTGGGCAATATGGTTCAATGAATTCATTTCCGATCTCAATCTCttgattttgaactttaactttGATAGTTCGACCATTATCTTCTTTTGAACGCCGACGATAAACTGGATATCCATCGTTCCCTGTGACTATTTCGGTAACTAACGGTCGCGGATATCGTTTAGTGCACTTTCCATCAGCCATGCAAGGCGATATTGGATTTAATGCACCGCACGGTCCATGAACCATCTGTGTCGTCACACTGTCGTGTAGATGGGGATCAGTGACTGGATCAGGAATTTCAGCTGATATGATGTCATCTACTTCATTTGAATGTAATTTGTTCAGCAACCAAATTAGGATATGAGCATGCGTTAGTCCACGCTGCTGCCATTCCACCGAGTACGAATAACAACGTGTGTCACCAAAAACTTGATACTTAGTAAGCACATCCATCATAACCTTGAGTTTTTGCTGAAATACTCTGCCGATTATGTCATGGCGATCTTGCGGTTTTTGGCCCGGTTCCAACTCACGTTCAATTTCCGTCCACTTTGGATTGTATGTGAGCGTAATAAATAAATCCGGAGTTCCATAATTTCGCACGTACGTCATAGCGTCTTGAGCGTATTCGTGCATGTGGCGAGGGCTTCCGATATAAGATGATGGGAGAATCGTCAGACGTCCAATATTCTGAACATCACCATCTGAATGAATAGCATCACGCAAGTGTATATAGTCCTCAGATCGTAGCTTTGCCTGATTGAATCGGATGAACGCTAAACGTTCGGTCTCGACTTTGACATACATGTCGACAGCGAATTGCTGGAATAGCCGACGGCACTTCAGAATGACATTCTCCTCATGTGTGCGAATACGCATAGTAATTCATTGCGCTTAGATTTTTATTCGTTGTTACGcctgaaaatgcaaaattaaatgaattgttaATGGAAaccaataatagcaataattagTGTGTGAATATTGTACCTGAAATTGGATCGACCGTCTTCAACATGATGTCGTACCCGTCTTGCCCTTGCCAATAAATGATTGGATATTGTAACGCATCGTTCAAACGATGTGTCTCGTTTACACGATGCATGATATTGCTTCTTCGCTGAACGACAATGTCACGCGATTTAGTTAGATCGCcaacaataattgcagcaacatcATTAACGGTGGGTGCATTGAATCTTCGCACATGTTCTCCTGTTGGAGTACAATCCGCTCTTATGACAAATTTGTTCGTTCCAATgctgttttgaacatattaaccACAGCATTATTAGCGTGTAAAAATGATTGCAACTGTTCAATAATTCGTCTCTTTAATTGTTGTGTTCCCTGTATATTGCTCCGCACATTCAGCTGATCAACCATcgacgaaattaaatatatttgcagaaattgatGCGGTTCATCTGGTGTTGGCACCATTGAACCATGCAAATGATACATTTGTCCTTGTATCTGTAATTGCAAACAATCATTTGTTAAAGAATACGGTGTAACTTCTGATCGTGTGATGGTGTAGTGTGTGGTGTATATGTAGTTGTTATGTGTTGCAATTTATTGTGTTGGTGTGAATGATCGGTTATGTGTGTTGTATCTTAACCTTGCAAGTCGGCATGAAGCCGCCTTCTCGATTGATATTAGCTCCAAAGGAAGTCATGCGAAAGCAGTTATTGTATTCAAGGatgtgttgaagaaaatggcTGGAATCGGGATCACTTCCATCGAACAATGGTCTCAGTGGTTCTGGTGGTGTAAGTAATGGATCCAGTTTGACTTTTCCACTTGCGCAGCACAATCCAGCCGTTTCTCTTTTGAAATTTAACGCATTGCAATATCGGCATATAGTCGTCATTGATccaatatctaaattttcatcATAACTGTAGTTCGCAGTGGGATCATATTGGAATGCCAAGCGATTGTATGAAGCTAATGATCTTCGTGTGTTCACGCGTTGTCTCAATCGGGCATGTTCTCTTATTACATTTTGTCTTTCTACGCTTAAGTTCTGTGAATACACTTGTTACTGACTTGCATGTCTTGTGCGAGGGCCGATGTTTGCACGTCGTCCTCTAGGCATTTTGGACTATGGACAGAGTAGTGAATTTAACCTCAAATGCACGATCCACATAATTTACACAGTTCAACTTACCACCTGTGTATAAAAATACACGTTATTGATTTGATGGTTTCCAATTGAAATGTTAGGAaacgaataacttattttttttaagttttttttcacaatttcaagtGAACACAATACCGGTTTGTCACATGAAATTAAATGAGCAGAGAACAATGAGTAGCTGTCAAACAATGTATCGCGCTCCGGCGccatctacttaaaatattggtttgtagtacatgttatgtatcagagatggcgctgtatgtgaaaaaagattttcccgcttttctgttgaaatttttcctgaattttctttgctataaacctcACGGAGCCCGAGACCTTTCCAACGAATGCGACACCGTGGAAATCGGTTCTTGCGTTCTGGAGTTATAGCGTCAGGAAGGAAAACCCGACTTATTTTTAGATAGtagataacaataatattaaagccgTGTTAACCTGTATATGATAAAATCGGTGGTGGGAAAATTGTGGAATTAGtcagccatgtttaaatgcattcgcaccatagatactagtttggctagtagtaacgctacacagttcaagtcgtaatagacttattacttttaaaggacctacttttgtttttgctactagtaagtggcttgtggtcgcaatctcgctttgtgtgcgtacgtatacagaagccgtgtagttcgactttgtgctctggggcatagtttacccatcgagggatttgtatctgtgagatatcatttagattgctcgcaaactgggaccacttttctaaacgaaatggttttatttgttcatcgcaatcggttccatctatccataattcttgtattagtattttggcttgtatcataattggcgaaagcaaTCGCGCGGCGTCGAAAGGTATTGCCACagagaataaaatttgtcggtttgttatggcggataatgctggtattgactctgtagtatatgaagactggtcagatatcgcattccattgtatCCCCAAAGTTTTGGTTctaatttccttttcgaatttaaggaaattacagTCCAACAGATATaagtatgtcctttaagatattagggcggTCCGCCATTATCTTTTTGAAGACAACTCcgacctaaatattataattcagccACTAATTACCCAACTGAATTTTTAGACTCCTTGGATGTGCCTGGTTTACCTCCGCACAATTTGCAGCTTAGGGTTGGCTCGACAGTGATcatgattagaaatttaaaccaaccaaaactgtgcaatggaacacgtttggtgataagaaaactgatgagcaatgtgattcccgcgttgatattcaaagaattttaaagaaatttagagacgaggaagttcttattcttatttaaatgccctttgaatttaaacgaattcaattcCCGATTCGTCTTGCCTTCGCCATGACGATTACCAAATCACAGGGTCACGTGGCATGTTTACGTGTCGGTAAACCATccgctttatttgttcttgcgcctggcaaaaaaacaaagaatgtcgTTTGCCACAAGTTGCTTGAATGAAAAGAGTTAATCCGAGTGCATCACATGCTACAcaacatactttattttaatctttttttttctgacacgtgtttgaagtactttattttaatttgtattctctttctgtatgtattgttgatcataattaaatacttttatatatctacCTATGTTCATATTTACTTTGTATCATTGTATTATCTTCATCAGAGCCTAAATTAGTTCAGCTAAAAGATAACacgacattaattgactgttaggcagtacgaagttcgccgggtcagctagtatatattgtatatattatattaacaaattattgattgccttaacttatgcgcttacatttgtatacatatactcacaacaaccacaaactaaaaattaaagttcaagTATTTACGTTCAACGAATTTGCGACAGTagcccttaggcttaataaagcaactaGCGGGACTGCGTAACAACAAGTAAGCTAAagacacaataacaattaaagctagaatttacagcaaaaagacaaaaatacaaacatacatatacattcaatcggcaaataatacgcaaattgcatttaccgataaaccttataaataaaaattatcttatatatttacatatataattatatccgaatatattgACATAAGCGCCAGCAGAGGAGGCCGATGAAAACGAAGATGATATCGATATTGAAAACTCGGATGGGGAGGATGATGATTTGAACAACATTGCGGGAAACAGTgttgaaaattcatatttagaAGAAAAAGACGATGACATTTTATCATTGAAGAAATTTTCCGAGCATACCGGAGTCGCTTTCATCCCTTACTTGGAGAAATCTTATCCAAATGTTTACAAGAGTATCGATCATCCACAGGAAGACATACGTAACGTGTCAATTGACGCATTGAGCTCCTTCATTGTGGCTCTACACAAACTACAAGATTTGCAAGACGTTCCCAATGCTATTGCAATCTTGATACCCAAATTAGGCCAAATTGTGCATGAAGAAGTTTCTGTTGTGTTGTCTGCACTTGTAGATTTGAGTGATCTTTTGAAAAAGTTGAAACAAATCTATTTACCAACGGTTGAACTTCGTGATGTAGTCTTCTCTTGTATAACAGAAATGCTCCAGGGCAAGGTCGCTTGCCAGTTTGACGAGTCTACTGGAGATGAAGACGAAGATGCTGAGGAGAGTGAATAGGATGAGGCTATCGTAGAGTGTGCTGCCaatatacttggttatttatgatCCTTCGAGCCAGAACGGAACAAACAACGAAAGCAAGGCGAAATCAGGCAcacaatatacaagtaaaagctttcagttaattttcttattagctgtttttattctatcattcttTGAAAATCATCTGCCAGGTGAGGTAGTACGGAGAATATTAGTGCAATTCACATAAcgttttgcaaataattatatgcaaaaagtagaaattgCGATACATTTCTTTGTATTACGTGTGAGTTCGGTTATAAGTGCGTCTAAAAAAACGAAGGAACATAAAGCAGTTGGTGCAAAgccaaataagcaaataattggCAACTCGGAATAAGAGTCTTCgggaacaaaaagaaatttttggaatccaaaatgcagcaaataatccaaattattacaaattttctttcttcgGCTAACGGTGTAATCAAAAAGGCCACCGCTGATTTACAGGAGGCCTACAAGCGTTCTGAGACTGTACCAGCTCTTTGCGAAATTGCCGTCTCGACAATGAAGCCACAGGTGCGTCAATATTCTGTTGCACTACTTAAGAAGCATTTTGCGAAACTGCGTCAATGGAACAAAGTGCAGGTTGAGCAACAGCAAATTATTAAGCAGGGTATGCTTTATGCCCTCATGCAGGAGCAGCAAAAGTCTGGGCGTAAAGCAATTGCTCAATTTGTTGGTGTTTTGGTGCGTCGCGAAGCCAAAGAGTTTGACTCATGGATGACCGAAGTGCTAAAGTTCACCTACAGCTACTGCTCTTCTACCGATCCTAAGCAAAGCGAGCTAGGTTCGTCTTCATTTCCTATTTTGGCTGATGCGGCCTCTGATCAATTTTTGCAGCACATGGAATCGGTTTCATATTGGAATGGAATGTTCACTGCTGCAGTGGTGACCACCGAAGCAACTGGCAACATGGCTACACCTGTTATTTTCAACATTCTAATTAATATGACTTCtttggtgccgttcacattgggCCACAGAACAGCCGAACAAAAgttgcagaagtccataccgttaattggAAATCCCTTCAAGCATTTGCTGGGCAGACTGAGGTCGACCAATTCAGATGGCATTCAGTTGGCAGATTTAaatgctaaattgctgaacaatcacataAAAATGTTGTCGAAGTTGTTCTTGGAGGCAGCAAGTAATGCCCTATTTGATAGCGCTATGCGCATAAAAGTCGCGGCTTACGTTGGCTGGGTCGTTCGCTTAAAgaaaaaactgattttcaaacgaaagttgatcgagcccataatttgaattttttttcaatttgatggcaactgaacccgaaaacgaagacgatgatgaagaatactttttgggtgaagacaacacgaatccgatgacaacggctactcaaacaatggaCCTTGCACTGAGCGTGCCACCAGAGAAATTGACTCCGCCATTATTGCACCTTTTGGAGCCCGAATTGCAGGGTCAGGACCCACTTCCACGTTCTGTTGCCTACTTAGGCATGGCCGCTACAACCGAAGGATGCTCGGAGGCTACTTgcaacaaatatctcgaaaccaTGCGCCGGAACATCTTTCGGTTTGAGCACCCGCTTTCCCTAAATTCATTTCGTTTTTATCAATTGATTTTACTAGCGGTGagtgaaatcgaaattaatttcgaacttGGTTATTATGGTggtatggctaaatgaccactcattcCCCATCAtcataagacactgtcacaccacaTTTACCACATCAATTCACATCCATATCACCACGCCTACCgcccatacattccacatcactacaccatgcaccaacacgcacacatatacaacatcgccacgatcacactaccataaagccatcaatcaatagatatataagggactacaaAAGGATCCCATACGCTTCTTTTTAGCATCGATTCGCTTACGAGAGGACATCTTTCGGTTCGAGCACCCGCTTTCCCAAAATTACTTCGTTTTTACCGACTGATTTTACTAGCGGTgagtga
Encoded proteins:
- the LOC138858275 gene encoding uncharacterized protein; this encodes MRIRTHEENVILKCRRLFQQFAVDMYVKVETERLAFIRFNQAKLRSEDYIHLRDAIHSDGDVQNIGRLTILPSSYIGSPRHMHEYAQDAMTYVRNYGTPDLFITLTYNPKWTEIERELEPGQKPQDRHDIIGRVFQQKLKVMMDVLTKYQVFGDTRCYSYSVEWQQRGLTHAHILIWLLNKLHSNEVDDIISAEIPDPVTDPHLHDSVTTQMVHGPCGALNPISPCMADGKCTKRYPRPLVTEIVTGNDGYPVYRRRSKEDNGRTIKVKVQNQEIEIGNEFIEPYCPLLSRIFKTHANVESCHSAKSIKYLCKYVTKGSDMAVFGIASENANDEISNFEMGRYVIVYLAVHLENGQRVYFTEANAAQRAERPLSTTLTSFFAMCEADPFAVTLMYVEMPKYYTRNQSTKKFKRRKQGTPVPDWQHLFSADALGRMYTVHPRNDECFYLRLLLVNVRGPKSFTHLKTVNGHQCQTYREACQLLGLLENDSHWDLTLADSVVSSNAYQIRTLFAIIITTCFPSQPIQLWNKYKDDICEDILHRLRIQTNNPDIQITDQIYNEGLKLIEDQCLTIANKLLIEVGMIAPNRSMHDAFNQELNRELQYNVDTLQEFVRNNVPLLNEQQKQVYKILMQAVDNNTGGLFFLDAPGGTGKTFVIIDFGHYSIKIENYQNHAWLSQRAILAAKNNDVQALNFTIQSKIATDLVTYKSVDSITNPDDVVNYPTEFLNPLELQGFPPHDLQLKVGTVIMILRNLNPPRLCNGTRLSVKRLMPNLIEATIINGKYAGENIQGQMYHLHGSMVPTPDEPHQFLQIYLISSMVDQLNVRSNIQGTQQLKRRIIEQLQSFLHANNAVVNMFKTALERTNLS